The genomic segment GTTTTCCACATTCCACACGGTCTGCCCGTGTCGGGTAAAATACACTGTTCCCATATTGCCCTCCTGGTTGATGATAACTCCAGTATACCACATCCGGGCGCTTTTTTCAATCCGGCTGCATCCCTTGACGGATTCGGTTATATTTGGTATCATATAAGGCAATGGAGGGATGCGTGATGGCGCATATTTTAATTATCGAGGACGACAGCAGCATCAACAGTATGCTCCGGGATGCACTGGGCAACAGCGGCTATACCTATGCCTTTTCCGGCACGGAGGGTCTGCTGTTGCTGGAGCGGGAGCAGTTTGATCTGATCCTGCTGGATCTGATGCTGCCGGGGATGCGGGGCGATGAGGTGCTGCGCCGGGGGCGGCAGCTGACCCAGGCACCCTTTCTGGTGCTGTCGGCGGTGGATTCCCTGGAGAGCAAGGTGGAGCTTCTGACCCCTGGGGGCGGACGATTACATCACCAAGCCCTTTGAGATCGAGGAACTGCGTGCCCGGGTGCTGGTACAGCTGCGGAAGCATCAGTCCCCGGCAGTGCAGATCACGGTGGGGGAGCTGACCTTGGAGCCTGCCCTGCATCGGATCACCGTCTGTGGCAAGGAGCCTTCCCTGACTGCCCGGGAGTACAGGATCCTGGAGCTTCTGATGAAGAATCCCACCAAGATCTTTTCCAAGCAGGAGATTTACGAGTCCGCCTGGGACAGCTATTATATGGGGGAGGACAAGACCATCAACGTGCATATCAGCAACATCCGGCAGAAGCTGCGCCGGTATATGGAGCAGGAGTATGTTGAAACCGTGTGGGGCATCGGGTTCCGGATGACGCAGGCATAGCTTACGGTGTAGCTTTACATATACTTGTACTTTTTCCGGTATGCAAGGATGCAGACGATGCTGAGGGCAGCCGCCAGACCCTCTGCCAGCACGGCGGACCACCAGATCCCGTCCAAATCCCACAGTCGGGGCAGGACGAAGATGAAGGTGATCTGCAGGATCACGGTTCTGACAAAGGACAGAATGGCGGAGATCAGTCCGTTGTTCATGGCGGTAAACAGACCGGAGCCGAAGATGCCGATGCCGCAGAACAGGAAGGAAACGGAATAGATGGCAAAGGCGTGGGTGGTCATGTCCAGCAGGGACTGGTCGTAGCTGGTGAAGATCATGGCAAGGGGCCGTGCCAGCACCTCTGCCGCCAGCAGCATGATCACGGAGGAGCCGAGAATGATGGAGGCGCATTTGCGGAACAGGCTCTTCAGCTCTGTGCCGTTGTCAGCCCCGTAGTTGAAGCTGAACACCGGGGAGGTGCCCACAGAAAAGCCAAAGAATACGGCAATGAAGATCATATTCACATACATAATAACCCCGTATGCCACTACGCCGTCGTTGCCGGCATATTTCAGAAGCTGGGCGTTGTACAGCATGCCCACCAGGGACATGGAAACGTTGGACAGGAACTCGGAGGAGCCGTTGGTGCATGCCTTTAAAAGGGCATGGCCGTCAAATTTCGCCTTTCCCAGTTTCAGCAGCCAGTTGTTCCGGGCACTGAAAAACAGGGCGATGGGTACGCCGGCGCCAATGAGCTGACCGATGACGGTGGCAATGGCTGCTCCCGCCAGTCCCCAGTGGAATACGGTAATGAACAGTGCGTCCAGTACCATGTTGGTGACTCCGGCTGCCACCGTGATCCAGAATCCCACCTGGGGTCTTTCCGCC from the Ruminococcus champanellensis 18P13 = JCM 17042 genome contains:
- a CDS encoding response regulator transcription factor; this translates as MAHILIIEDDSSINSMLRDALGNSGYTYAFSGTEGLLLLEREQFDLILLDLMLPGMRGDEVLRRGRQLTQAPFLVLSAVDSLESKVELLTPGGGRLHHQAL
- a CDS encoding winged helix-turn-helix domain-containing protein, producing MLVQLRKHQSPAVQITVGELTLEPALHRITVCGKEPSLTAREYRILELLMKNPTKIFSKQEIYESAWDSYYMGEDKTINVHISNIRQKLRRYMEQEYVETVWGIGFRMTQA
- a CDS encoding MATE family efflux transporter, coding for MKTPIQLSDHFTYRRLFRFTLPSIASMIFASVYGIVDGYFVSNYVGKIPFAGLNIIMPFIMMLGAVGNMIGLGGSALIGKTLGEGDREKANSLFSFFTYFMGAAGVLLAIIGNVFLPRIAVLLGAEGAVLDNAILYGRICLCGIPFLTLQYTLQGFLITAERPQVGFWITVAAGVTNMVLDALFITVFHWGLAGAAIATVIGQLIGAGVPIALFFSARNNWLLKLGKAKFDGHALLKACTNGSSEFLSNVSMSLVGMLYNAQLLKYAGNDGVVAYGVIMYVNMIFIAVFFGFSVGTSPVFSFNYGADNGTELKSLFRKCASIILGSSVIMLLAAEVLARPLAMIFTSYDQSLLDMTTHAFAIYSVSFLFCGIGIFGSGLFTAMNNGLISAILSFVRTVILQITFIFVLPRLWDLDGIWWSAVLAEGLAAALSIVCILAYRKKYKYM